TCGATGTTATTTCTTCCATTTGCAAATTCAGTTGAAAAAGTTAAGTAGATTTCCGGTTACAATTGAAAAATGTTGATGTTATTTCCTCCATATTTAAGCTTGATGAAAAATCTGaaaacatatttttgtttgatatagtCTTCAATGCAAAGCATATCAGCTATATAATTAATCTTATTTGTGGAAAATTGATTATAAGTGGAAATGTTGTGTTTAATGAGGATGAAAGTTGAAACTTTAATACTGGGGATGtgtaaatattcaatttttatctaTTGATGAAGAACTTGCAGCAGATCCTACTCCTGGAAACTAGGGATATTCAAAATCGAACCATAATCGATAAAGTCAACCGCAAAATAAACTTACTAATTTattgttattgggttatcgaATAAGTAATTGATGAATAGAttagaattttttaattaacagCTTATTGATATGGAGGAGgattattttaatttccttATGAGATAAATTGTTAATCGTTAAGAGTTAACATACTTACATGTTTAACTTAAGTATATTAGTCTCATTTAATATATTGGACtaacaatataattatatgttgttaGTCCTAAGGTCGTAAagccaaaaaaggaaaagctatttacttttttttaattaactatTACATTACTATTAATCTATATTTCTGTAATATAGAAGACCTTTATAATTTAATTGCAAAGTGCGTTCATGGAGAAAAAAAGGTGGAGGTTAGCCGATACACTGTCTGATAACTATCCAATAAGTGTTAATCTTTTATCGGACCAATCGATATCTTATTGGTTGGCTAGCAGattagtaaaattaaaaattgatattcaATAATTCAAATCGTTAAGCGAAATTATTCACATGATAAGCAGCCTTACTGAGAAGTTGCCGCGTGCAAATTTAAGAAAACTCATCGCATTTGTTTTGATAAAAGTAATGTACCGTGTGAAGTGCGGACATATTTACTAAGAGGATCGGTAGTgtatatattaacataataataaGTAAATATAGAAACCCTACTATATTTACGCTAATGTATAAATATAGTAAACTATATTCCTCTtccattcatttactttttttatttttagcaaAACCTCCTCATCCAATTAAGTGTCTAACTAACAAATTAGATTTACTATAAAATACCTCCAATCTCCCATATGTACTGccaaaacacaagaaaaaatgatgaaaacttATCACAAGCCTTCATATTTCATGTTATTTACTACACTCATTATAACAATTACTTCAAGTACAAGTTTTGTGCATGGATTAAACGTGATTGATAAATGTTGGAGAACAAATCCAAATTGGAGGAGTCAAAGACAACAATTGGCTAAATGTTCTGTTGGTTATTCTGGGAAAATGACTAATAATATTGGAAACGACGTAGTAATATACAAAGTTACTGATAATAGTGACGATCCCTTAAATCCTAAACCTGGAACCCTAAGATATGCAATGACGCATATTAAGGGAAAGATTTGGGTAACTTTTgaacaaaatatgaaaattagaCTCCAAAAACCTCTTTTAGTCAGCAGCTTTACTACCATTGATGGCCGGGGAGCTAGGGTTAACATTGCTGGTGGCGCTTGTCTAATGCTTCAAAGGGTACGTAACATTAATACGATTTTTGCACTATAAGGTCatctaaaagataaaaataggTGATCGTAAGTAagtaatatgaaatatatacatatttgatATTGTCTGCTACAACACGTTAAGATacactaattaaaaaaaaaaggaaaaaggacaaatataccccGAACTATTGTAAATAGTATGCAAATACCgtccgtcatacttttgggacattgccCCTGCCATctaaaaactagagcatatagaCGTGTTATAATAATGGATCATAATCTTATGCATAGATCCGATGTTTATTAAATATTGGATCAATGGATAGGATGTGCCACATGTCCTTGTTTAGAGTGAAGGGCATGTATGCTTTAGTTTTTAGACAGCAGGGGCATCAATGTTCCAAAAGTATAACGGAGGATATATGCACACTATCACGATAGTTTAAGGGTACATTTGTCCTTTTATACATTTACTTATTGCAACGTCATTACtagtgaaaaaaaattcaggATCCACCTCTGATCACCACTAATTGACATGAATTTTTTAGGTGACAAATGTGATCATTCATGGTCTAAGAATCCACCATTGCAAGGCACAAACTGCGTCAACAGTCATGGGACCTGATAAAAAAATCGTAAATGTAGGTGCAGTGGATGGGGATGCGATTAGAATGGTGACTTCTTCGAAGATTTGGATTGATCATAACACCCTCTATGAAAGTGAAGATGGTCTGATTGATGTGACTCGTGGTTCTACAAATATTACTATATCTAATAATTGGTTTAGGACACAAAATAAGGTTATGTTGTTAGGTCATGATGATGGATACCTTAGAGACAAAAACATGAAGGTTACAGTTGCATTCAACTATTTTGGTCCTAATTGCACCCAAAGAATGCCAAGGTATCttacaaatttatataattgatttagtCACAAAATTATTTCACTGCTCAAAACTGTAacctataaaattaaattttgcaGGGTTCGTCATGGATATGCACATGTGGTTAACAATGTATACAAGGGATGGGGTAACTATGCAATAGGGGGAAGTATGAACCCAAGCATTAAGAGCCAAGCTAATTATTTCTATGCACCAAAAGATGGAAAGAAAGAGGTCAAGAATTTTAACATGAAAATTAACCATTcatttatatcaatatttacATATAGAGTTAAATAGAATGAATCGAACATATATACAGATTCATATAACTGACTCCAACTAGTTTAGAACCGAGTTGTattagttgattgattgatgaaaaatatgataCGATGATGCAGGTCACATGGAAAAAAGAGAGTGGTGTAGTTGGTGAAGTGGCTGGGAATTTCCAGTCAGTTGAAGATGTATTTGCTAACGGAGCATGTTTCAATGGATCGGGTTCAGGTCGTGGGTCGGTGAAGCCAAACTATTCACCAGAGCAAGCTTTTCCGGTGGAAGATGGACACAAGGTCAAGGACTTGACAAGGAATGCAGGTGCTTTAAAATGTTCTTCTACCTGTTGAGCACTACACATACCTCAACTTGGATGGTGAATTAAAGATAAATATTGATCAATacatttatagtttttttttttactggaAAATGGACTCCATATATATAATACCTAGTCTAAGAATCTAACGAGTAAAATTTTACTGAGTATGTTGTTGAATTATATTGTTGTAAGAATGAACAAGGATCAACTTTATTTACCTTGATGTACTTGTGCCAAACAGTGATATAGTTTGTAGTTATTTCCTAGTACTAAAACTTACCATAATACATGAAAATTACCACAGGCCTAAGTGTGCTTGGTAaggaggaaaacattttctgaaatctatttttcttaaatactcATGTTTAATGAACAAGTTATCTAAAATGAGGGAAATAGTTCTCAATGAAAGTAAGGAAAACAAGTTCTACAAGTGACCGTTCTATGTTTTTGTTATATCCTCTCTCATCCACTAATCATTCTATATTTATTGTATCCTTTCCCACCCACCGACACCCTTAAAACTCCAACCCCTTGACCGTCCTACCACACCCCCATAGTATTTTGTTAGATTACAAATGTATTTCTTGAACGACAATAAACTTGTTTTCCATGAAAATgttcttcataccaaacacacttcTACTCTTCGATTTCCTTTTTAAGGAGATCTCTACATCATAAATCATAGTGGAAACATCCAAGTTTCACAAATCTGACACATTTATATTCTTGGGAAGAAAAAGATCACTACAAGCAAAGAACAGTACGCTAGGATTATAAATTGAGAGAAGTAGCAACTCATTCACCAGAAAGAAAACTTCCGAAAACTCACTAAAGAAAAGATTTTTCTATAAAACACAAGTTTATCAACTTGTAAAAAACAAATTAtccatataaattcaaattaacatacatataaatagACGGAGAACAAGCACGATTTGTTTTGCATTTAGTTGAAAATCACTTTTGCTGCAATATCAGGAAAGCACCAATTACCAACAAATGGATAATCAAGAACAAACGCACTTTTATCCAAGAATGCAGTCGGATGTAATAGTCTATATTGCCTGAATTCACCATTCAGTAAGCCTGAAAAGCTCGCCCAACTCAgcgcaaaatgtaataaagtACAGTCGATGTAAAAGTACCGAATAATCATGTATAATGTGACCAGCTCGAATACATCAGTGTCCAATATGTGAAACCAACCCAATCAAAGACTTCAAATCACATAGGAACAACACGGGCCTTGTACATGCAAATATAAGCCATATGCCAATCACCTGAAACCAAATAAGGCTTTTTTATCAACAAACTCACAAAATGATCAATACATTCGGGCTGCACAAGCAACTAAATATACCGTGAGTAAATCACATAAATGtaccatattaaaaaaatatttaccatttatgtcaacataatttttctaactaaatataacaatttttaagaattaaaaattGTACTGTTAATCTTTATTCGCTCTTTCTCTGCGCTTTttctcttcctcttttttttctgTGTCAATCTCTCttcttcctctctttttttattttttttaaaattttcatttaaataattattttaaattactttttcctatatttcactatttttattcaaaaatacgACATGAAAAGGAAtagaaaaaacagaaaattgtACAATATGATGTTCTCAAATaggaatttcaaaattttaaaattatagaaacaAGAGTTAATCATCGATTGTCATTATAAAGATTCAATTTTATGATTTGTGATTAATTTGGATAGGTTGTTCCTACAAATAAGTGAAATGTCGTTTGGAGTTTATATCCCAATTTTAAGAGGATTTAgttaagtttataattgattttggttaagtttataatttattcataaacaATACAAGTTTAGTTCAATCTATAGATTATTATCTTGTCTTTCGTTAGTtacgtttttcatttattattatttttctcttctaattcaactttaatattgtgtaatacacttttaatgcaaatttaattcattttgtagtttattatttgttattgttagattacttgtttaattcattattgatataagtttaattcactctacAGATCATTGTTTTGTGTTTCATTGATTACAATTTTCATCTATgcttaattcaactttaatttaatatttgtgtatggacttttaatacaagttaattcattttgcattttattggttgatttgttatgattgaattacgtctttaattcattattgatacaagttttattcaatTTACAAATCACATAATGCTCTTTCGTTTGCTACATTTTGCATTCATGTTTAATTTGCTTCTCATTCAGCTTTGATATgtgtgacattttttttattcaagtttaattcatttgacaatttattatgtttcttcatttgttacaattagattacttgttaaattaattgattatctTAGTGATAAAAGCAAAGATAATCTATAAGATACATATGATATAAGTTTTACTCATGGATAATATGAGTTTATAGATTGTTGTCTTGTCTTTTGTTACTTacgtttttcattcattttaaattctcttctaatttaactttaatattgtgtaatacaattttaaagcaatttaattgattttgtaattttttgatttacttATTACTATttgattacttgtttaattcattattaatataagtttaatttaCTCTAGACCATtgtgtgtaatacatttttaattcaactttaatatgtatgtgatacattttaaattcaagtttaattcatttttcaatttattatgtgtcttcatttgttacgattaaattatttgtttaattaattaattattgatacaaattttattcattCTACGAATTATTGACTACTCTACGAAAGAAAGTAAAGAGAGAAactaaaggaaaaaaagtaaCGAGGGAGTGCACAGCAAAAAGAAAGCAAAACAGAAAAAAAACCAATAAAAAGAAAGTAAGGGAGAAgagcaacaaaaagaaaaaagttgacagagaaaaaaaaacaataaaaagaaagtaagagagagagagcaacaaaaagaaaaaagttggcagagaaaaaagagaaagagcGAACGagaaaaaaatcttataataatatataatattattttatattgatataaatggtaataatcAGAGCatagctaaaataagtaatttttttaaaaaatgattcacTCAAGTAATTAAGTCATATACCGTCTGGTTTGCATCTTCAAGAAGAGATAGGCTTGCCAAGCATAATATAATACACAAATGATTGACTTACCACCCCCTGAAAGTTTAGTGATGTCCTCTTCTCGCTGCGGGAT
This portion of the Solanum pennellii chromosome 12, SPENNV200 genome encodes:
- the LOC107006434 gene encoding pectate lyase 1, coding for MTNNIGNDVVIYKVTDNSDDPLNPKPGTLRYAMTHIKGKIWVTFEQNMKIRLQKPLLVSSFTTIDGRGARVNIAGGACLMLQRVTNVIIHGLRIHHCKAQTASTVMGPDKKIVNVGAVDGDAIRMVTSSKIWIDHNTLYESEDGLIDVTRGSTNITISNNWFRTQNKVMLLGHDDGYLRDKNMKVTVAFNYFGPNCTQRMPRVRHGYAHVVNNVYKGWGNYAIGGSMNPSIKSQANYFYAPKDGKKEVTWKKESGVVGEVAGNFQSVEDVFANGACFNGSGSGRGSVKPNYSPEQAFPVEDGHKVKDLTRNAGALKCSSTC